In a genomic window of Arthrobacter woluwensis:
- a CDS encoding SGNH/GDSL hydrolase family protein produces MSDSSQLSSGPVFPAPASSPQVQQESDGGHPWSRYVALGDSFTEGIGDPEPASPGGHRGWADRVAEELSAGHPDFAYANLAIRGRLLQQIIDEQVDPCLDLKPDLITISAGGNDLIRPGGDPDALANTLDAAVGRLASEGATVVLFNGPDTVSTVLSPLRGKVAIYNENLRTVAARHDAVIADMWSLRQLAGSQYWDQDRLHFSPLGHHTIATMVLDALNVQHTLEPLSPKPMPEKTWRTARTEDFLWAREHLFPWVLRRLRHQSSGDGIQPKRPVAGPVFLPGQEL; encoded by the coding sequence ATGAGCGACTCCTCTCAGTTATCTTCAGGGCCAGTATTTCCCGCGCCGGCTTCCTCTCCTCAAGTTCAGCAGGAGAGCGACGGCGGCCACCCGTGGTCCCGGTACGTGGCCCTCGGCGACTCCTTCACGGAGGGCATCGGCGATCCCGAGCCGGCGAGCCCGGGCGGCCACCGCGGCTGGGCGGACCGCGTGGCGGAGGAATTGAGCGCCGGACACCCGGACTTCGCGTATGCCAACCTCGCCATCCGCGGGCGTCTCCTGCAGCAGATCATCGATGAGCAGGTGGACCCCTGCCTGGACCTCAAGCCGGATCTGATCACCATCTCCGCCGGCGGCAACGACCTCATCCGTCCCGGCGGCGATCCCGACGCCCTCGCCAACACGCTGGACGCCGCCGTCGGCCGTCTCGCCTCCGAGGGCGCCACGGTGGTGCTGTTCAACGGCCCGGACACGGTGTCGACCGTGTTGAGCCCGCTCCGCGGCAAGGTGGCCATCTACAACGAGAACCTGCGCACCGTGGCCGCGCGGCACGACGCCGTGATCGCGGACATGTGGTCGCTGCGGCAGCTCGCCGGCTCGCAGTACTGGGACCAGGACCGCCTCCACTTCTCGCCCCTCGGCCACCACACCATCGCGACGATGGTCCTGGACGCCCTGAACGTCCAGCACACTCTGGAACCGCTCTCCCCCAAGCCCATGCCGGAGAAGACGTGGCGCACCGCTCGCACCGAGGACTTCCTGTGGGCACGCGAGCACCTGTTCCCGTGGGTCCTGCGCCGCCTGCGGCACCAGTCGTCGGGCGACGGCATCCAGCCCAAGCGCCCGGTGGCGGGGCCGGTGTTCCTGCCGGGTCAGGAGCTCTGA
- a CDS encoding alpha/beta hydrolase, with product MSLDAPAFPAPTVLWSVPEDQRQGRPLLVLLHGYGANEADLFGLADQLPDEFVVASVRAPLTMGPGFTWFPLTGSLDYSFDAVKAATDYVLEWLDGVREEFTSVSLLGFSMGMAMATSMWRRRPQDFAAIVGLSGFAVEGGTDWFRDAELDGSTPFFWGRDPQDPVIPREKVDFTAAWLLGKARATKVQYSGVWHGISPQEVGHVAEFLGFEVLSPQR from the coding sequence ATGAGTCTTGACGCCCCCGCCTTCCCCGCACCCACCGTCCTCTGGTCCGTCCCCGAAGATCAGCGGCAGGGCCGGCCTCTGCTGGTGCTTCTGCACGGCTACGGCGCCAACGAGGCGGACCTGTTCGGGCTGGCGGATCAGCTCCCGGACGAATTCGTGGTCGCGAGCGTGCGTGCGCCCCTGACGATGGGGCCGGGGTTCACCTGGTTCCCGCTCACCGGATCCCTCGATTACTCCTTCGACGCCGTCAAGGCCGCGACCGACTACGTCCTCGAGTGGCTGGACGGGGTGCGCGAGGAGTTCACCTCCGTGAGCCTTCTGGGGTTCTCCATGGGCATGGCGATGGCCACCAGCATGTGGCGCCGCCGCCCGCAGGACTTCGCGGCGATCGTGGGGCTGTCAGGTTTCGCCGTCGAGGGTGGCACCGACTGGTTCCGGGACGCGGAGCTCGACGGCAGCACGCCCTTCTTCTGGGGCCGCGATCCGCAGGACCCCGTGATCCCGCGCGAGAAGGTCGATTTCACCGCGGCCTGGCTGCTCGGCAAGGCCCGCGCCACCAAGGTGCAGTACAGCGGCGTGTGGCACGGCATCAGCCCTCAGGAAGTGGGGCACGTCGCCGAATTCCTCGGCTTCGAGGTGCTCAGCCCGCAGCGATGA
- a CDS encoding RNA-binding S4 domain-containing protein, translating to MTSPAPDGIDTIEIRDSMIRLGQLLKLSSLADDGVEATELIKNGLVKVNGDIEDRRGRQLTTGDVVTVNGQSVRVIAAG from the coding sequence ATGACTTCTCCTGCACCGGACGGCATCGACACCATCGAGATCCGGGATTCGATGATCCGCCTGGGTCAGCTTCTCAAGCTCTCCTCCCTCGCCGACGACGGCGTGGAGGCGACCGAGCTCATCAAGAACGGGCTGGTCAAGGTCAACGGCGACATCGAAGACCGCCGGGGCCGTCAGCTGACGACGGGCGACGTGGTGACGGTCAACGGTCAGAGCGTCCGCGTCATCGCTGCGGGCTGA
- a CDS encoding lactonase family protein has product MNIPLYLGSYTEDGSGRGSGVQRVTVDPVAGELTVLATSSGVRNPSFLLCGPGGRLFAVEELDAGQVVELDPETLAVKARVSSGGSSPCHLGLAGGLLLVANYGSGTVSGLPLDGPWGTEPLWTVGQEGAGQDGAGPVADRQEGPHAHSTLALGEDRFLVADLGRDRVDEYLLGEDSPELVGGLDLPPGTGPRHLLLEEPAAGVGEGASKGAVVLWVVGELDAALHRAVRAENGSWALAGEPVALAPGHEQAYPSEITGHPGSGERALVVGVRGSDTLAVVAREEGEERLLRTLPCGGAWPRHLAWARADDGAPHLCVAAERGHRLSVFVPGPDGELTPVGGVETFSPTYVLPVG; this is encoded by the coding sequence ATGAACATCCCTCTCTATCTCGGCAGCTACACCGAGGACGGTTCCGGCCGTGGTTCCGGGGTGCAGCGCGTGACGGTCGACCCGGTGGCCGGGGAGCTGACGGTGCTGGCCACGAGCTCTGGCGTGCGCAACCCGTCGTTCCTGCTGTGCGGGCCGGGCGGCCGCCTTTTCGCCGTGGAGGAGCTCGACGCCGGCCAGGTGGTCGAGCTGGACCCGGAGACCCTCGCGGTCAAGGCCCGGGTGAGCAGCGGCGGGTCGTCGCCGTGTCACCTCGGCCTGGCCGGCGGGCTGCTCCTCGTCGCGAACTACGGCTCCGGGACGGTCTCCGGTCTTCCGCTGGACGGTCCGTGGGGCACCGAACCGCTGTGGACCGTGGGACAGGAGGGCGCGGGACAGGACGGCGCCGGCCCGGTGGCCGACCGTCAGGAAGGGCCCCATGCCCACTCGACCCTCGCGCTGGGCGAGGACCGCTTCCTCGTGGCGGACCTGGGCCGGGACCGGGTCGACGAATACCTCCTGGGTGAGGACAGTCCGGAGCTCGTGGGCGGGCTGGACCTCCCGCCCGGCACCGGACCGCGGCATCTGCTCCTGGAGGAGCCCGCGGCTGGGGTCGGCGAGGGCGCCAGCAAGGGGGCGGTGGTGCTCTGGGTGGTCGGTGAACTCGACGCCGCACTCCACCGTGCCGTCCGCGCCGAGAACGGGTCGTGGGCCCTGGCCGGTGAGCCCGTGGCGTTGGCTCCCGGTCACGAGCAGGCCTATCCGAGTGAGATCACCGGCCACCCCGGCTCCGGTGAGCGGGCACTCGTGGTGGGCGTGCGCGGGAGCGACACGCTCGCCGTCGTCGCGCGCGAGGAAGGGGAGGAGCGGCTGCTCCGGACACTTCCGTGCGGCGGCGCGTGGCCCCGTCACCTGGCCTGGGCGCGCGCCGACGACGGCGCCCCGCACCTCTGCGTCGCGGCGGAACGCGGGCACCGGCTGAGCGTGTTCGTCCCCGGCCCGGACGGCGAACTCACCCCGGTGGGCGGCGTGGAGACGTTCAGCCCGACGTACGTGCTGCCGGTAGGCTAG
- a CDS encoding glycine--tRNA ligase, with protein sequence MAAKSTLDSVISLAKRRGFVFQAGEIYGGSRSAWDYGPLGAELKENIKRQWWQTFVRGRADMVGLDSSVILPSKVWEASGHVATFTDPLVECLSCHKRHRQDHLLEAYEAKKGRAPENGMDDIVCPDCGTRGEWTEPQNFSGLMKTYLGPIDDESGKHYLRPETAQGIFVNFANVVTAARKKPPFGIGQVGKAFRNEITPGNFIFRTREFEQMEIEYFTPPADAPAAFEEWVGACWNWFVDLGIDPENMRRFDVPDGERAHYSDRTIDIEYKFGFAGSGWGELMGVANRTDFDLKNHIEHSKQDLSYFDQASGERYVPYVIEPSFGLTRSMMAFLADAYTEDEAPNSKGGVDKRTVLKLDPRLAPVKAAVLPLSRNEQLSPLARELGDKLRKHWNIDFDDAGAIGRRYRRQDEIGTPFCITVDFDTLEDNAVTIRERDTMSQERVSLDQLEAYLAGKLLGA encoded by the coding sequence ATGGCAGCAAAGTCCACCCTCGATTCGGTCATCTCCCTCGCCAAGCGGCGCGGATTCGTTTTCCAGGCCGGTGAGATCTACGGTGGATCGCGCTCCGCGTGGGACTACGGCCCCCTCGGCGCCGAGCTCAAGGAGAACATCAAGCGCCAGTGGTGGCAGACCTTCGTCCGCGGCCGCGCCGACATGGTCGGCCTGGACTCGTCCGTGATCCTGCCGTCGAAGGTGTGGGAGGCCTCCGGTCACGTCGCCACCTTCACGGACCCGCTGGTCGAGTGCCTCTCCTGCCACAAGCGCCACCGCCAGGACCACCTCCTGGAGGCGTACGAGGCGAAGAAGGGCCGCGCCCCGGAGAACGGCATGGACGACATCGTGTGCCCCGATTGCGGCACGCGCGGTGAGTGGACCGAGCCCCAGAACTTCTCGGGCCTCATGAAGACCTACCTCGGCCCGATCGACGACGAGTCCGGCAAGCACTACCTGCGCCCGGAGACGGCCCAGGGCATCTTCGTGAACTTCGCCAATGTGGTGACCGCCGCCCGCAAGAAGCCGCCGTTCGGCATCGGCCAGGTCGGCAAGGCGTTCCGCAACGAGATCACCCCCGGCAACTTCATCTTCCGCACCCGCGAGTTCGAGCAGATGGAGATCGAGTACTTCACCCCGCCGGCGGACGCCCCGGCGGCGTTCGAGGAATGGGTCGGGGCCTGCTGGAACTGGTTCGTGGACCTGGGCATCGACCCGGAGAACATGCGCCGCTTCGATGTCCCGGACGGCGAGCGTGCGCACTACTCGGACCGCACCATCGACATCGAGTACAAGTTCGGCTTCGCCGGCTCCGGCTGGGGCGAGCTCATGGGTGTCGCCAACCGCACCGACTTCGACCTGAAGAACCACATCGAGCACTCGAAGCAGGACCTCTCCTACTTCGATCAGGCCTCCGGCGAGCGGTACGTCCCGTACGTGATCGAGCCGTCCTTCGGCCTGACCCGCTCCATGATGGCCTTCCTGGCCGACGCCTACACCGAGGACGAAGCTCCCAACTCCAAGGGCGGCGTGGACAAGCGCACCGTCTTGAAGCTGGACCCGCGCCTGGCGCCGGTCAAGGCCGCCGTGCTGCCGCTGTCCCGCAACGAGCAGCTCTCCCCGCTGGCCCGCGAACTCGGTGACAAGCTGCGCAAGCACTGGAACATCGACTTCGACGACGCCGGCGCGATCGGCCGCCGCTACCGCCGCCAGGACGAGATCGGCACCCCGTTCTGCATCACCGTGGACTTCGACACCCTCGAGGACAACGCCGTGACGATCCGCGAACGCGACACCATGAGCCAGGAGCGCGTCTCCCTGGATCAGCTGGAGGCCTACCTGGCCGGAAAGCTGCTGGGCGCCTAG
- a CDS encoding GNAT family N-acetyltransferase, which produces MTIQYRPWREGDDLELLQLWGDPDSPAAGQFRASFAPSVGSIDGDSANGEPWRQCIVAEDVVDGVAVPVAAGVVYETALHSERLWSYIEVSRDHRGHGIGSSLLVMLRREAELSPSGVTALRSKVAVGTDGAGFAASAGLEPIQRSRLVEVSAGALKLPVFDGEGEDAGSDVIMDLATGSVELTQVVGRYYREVHSWDDPGELSLGTVQRLFLDDLSGAHGAIVLRAKPESAFGSTVSPTRTGKIRAFAISYAAPGTGEEVQEGATDVFLGHDPALDAEDAAEAVRDLLSLIAYQHPVVLEVDDSMTALRAAVEPLLETGGARQLGADVLVVSDK; this is translated from the coding sequence ATGACCATCCAGTACCGTCCCTGGCGTGAAGGCGACGACCTGGAACTGCTCCAGCTGTGGGGGGATCCCGATTCCCCCGCGGCGGGGCAGTTCCGGGCGTCCTTCGCGCCGTCCGTGGGCAGCATCGACGGAGACAGCGCGAACGGTGAGCCGTGGCGCCAGTGCATCGTGGCCGAGGACGTGGTGGACGGTGTCGCCGTCCCGGTCGCCGCGGGCGTGGTCTACGAGACCGCCCTGCACAGCGAACGGCTCTGGTCCTACATCGAGGTCTCCCGTGATCACCGCGGACACGGCATCGGTTCGAGCCTCCTGGTGATGCTGCGCCGTGAGGCGGAGCTCTCGCCCTCGGGCGTGACGGCTCTCCGGTCCAAGGTCGCCGTGGGCACTGACGGCGCCGGTTTCGCGGCGTCCGCCGGGCTCGAGCCCATCCAGCGGTCACGCCTCGTGGAGGTCTCCGCGGGCGCGCTGAAGCTCCCCGTGTTCGACGGTGAGGGCGAGGACGCGGGCAGCGACGTCATCATGGATCTCGCCACGGGATCCGTGGAACTGACGCAGGTGGTGGGCCGGTACTACCGGGAGGTGCACTCCTGGGACGATCCGGGAGAGCTGTCCCTGGGCACGGTCCAGCGGCTCTTCCTCGACGACCTCTCCGGGGCTCACGGCGCGATCGTGCTGCGGGCCAAGCCGGAGTCGGCATTCGGCAGCACCGTGTCACCCACCCGCACGGGGAAGATCCGCGCCTTCGCGATCAGTTACGCGGCGCCGGGCACGGGGGAGGAGGTCCAGGAGGGCGCCACCGATGTATTCCTGGGCCACGACCCCGCCCTGGACGCGGAGGACGCGGCCGAAGCGGTCCGTGACCTGCTCTCCCTCATCGCCTACCAGCACCCCGTGGTGCTGGAAGTGGACGATTCGATGACGGCGTTGCGCGCCGCCGTCGAACCTCTGCTGGAGACGGGCGGCGCCCGGCAGCTGGGCGCCGACGTCCTGGTGGTCAGCGACAAGTAA
- a CDS encoding YibE/F family protein: MGAGHSHGGGHSHDDGAPPSAEAAAARRRAGWILAAILVPVALLTVLGMVLLWPSGKHEDLRLSSPYSTAPGVSFDTGKVMSVTKASCSGNSPDAQQDSGQGGSGQSPSQGPSQGTSQGSGQSGSTPGASRLTSCFWAVTQPDAGGSPVQVVFNPEVSASDSVHPGDGIRYLNLSQVQGASAGHAPAYVFVDFVRSAPIAILAVLYAAVVILVARWRGFRALLGLGVAYLVLAFFLLPGLVDGKPAMPLALTASTAILIAVLYFAHGFSARTSTALLGTVFGLLVTAGLALWATDAAKLLGIGSHEASTLVNTSGTISISSVILCGLIVASLGALNDVTITQASAVWELYEFSPGTSAPKLFASAMRIGRDHIASTVYTIAFAYAGAALPVLIIVMLYERPFLDTLTSAELAEEVVRTLIGSIGLVLAIPLTTLVAVLVVKATNLHRHAVDAEQPLTRRERRALEG, encoded by the coding sequence ATGGGTGCCGGACATTCACACGGCGGGGGCCACTCGCACGACGACGGCGCGCCGCCGTCCGCGGAAGCAGCGGCGGCACGGCGTCGGGCCGGGTGGATCCTGGCCGCCATCCTGGTGCCGGTCGCCCTGCTCACGGTGCTGGGCATGGTGCTCCTGTGGCCCTCGGGCAAGCATGAGGACCTGCGTCTGAGCTCGCCGTATTCCACGGCGCCCGGCGTCAGTTTCGACACCGGCAAGGTCATGAGCGTCACCAAGGCGTCCTGCTCCGGGAATTCCCCGGACGCGCAGCAGGATTCAGGACAGGGCGGCTCAGGTCAGAGTCCTTCGCAGGGCCCGTCCCAGGGCACCTCGCAGGGCTCCGGCCAGAGCGGCTCCACGCCCGGCGCCAGCCGTCTGACCTCCTGCTTCTGGGCGGTGACGCAGCCGGACGCCGGTGGTTCGCCGGTCCAGGTGGTGTTCAACCCGGAGGTGTCCGCGTCGGATTCCGTCCACCCCGGTGACGGGATCCGGTACCTGAACCTCTCGCAGGTGCAGGGGGCCTCGGCCGGGCATGCGCCGGCGTATGTGTTCGTGGACTTCGTCCGCTCCGCGCCCATCGCGATCCTCGCCGTGCTCTATGCGGCCGTGGTGATCCTCGTGGCGCGCTGGCGGGGATTCCGCGCCCTGCTCGGGCTGGGCGTGGCGTATCTGGTGCTGGCGTTCTTCCTGCTGCCGGGCCTCGTGGACGGCAAGCCGGCCATGCCGCTGGCGCTCACGGCGTCGACGGCCATCCTGATCGCGGTGCTGTACTTCGCGCACGGGTTCTCGGCCAGGACCTCCACGGCGCTCCTCGGCACGGTCTTCGGACTGCTCGTCACTGCCGGCCTCGCCCTGTGGGCGACCGACGCCGCCAAACTCCTGGGCATCGGCAGCCACGAGGCGTCCACCCTGGTCAACACGAGCGGGACCATTTCGATCTCCAGCGTGATCCTGTGCGGACTGATCGTGGCCAGTCTCGGCGCGCTCAACGATGTGACCATCACCCAGGCGTCCGCCGTCTGGGAGCTCTACGAATTCTCTCCCGGCACCTCGGCGCCCAAGCTGTTCGCCTCGGCCATGCGGATCGGCCGTGACCACATCGCGTCCACCGTCTACACGATCGCCTTCGCCTACGCGGGCGCCGCGCTGCCGGTCCTGATCATCGTGATGCTCTACGAACGGCCGTTCCTGGACACCCTGACCAGCGCCGAACTGGCCGAAGAGGTCGTGAGGACCCTGATCGGCTCGATCGGCCTGGTCCTCGCCATTCCGCTGACGACGCTCGTGGCGGTGCTCGTGGTCAAGGCGACCAATCTGCACCGCCATGCCGTCGACGCCGAACAGCCCCTCACGCGCCGCGAACGCCGCGCCCTGGAAGGCTAG
- a CDS encoding SDR family NAD(P)-dependent oxidoreductase, giving the protein MLRYTDRRALVTGGGSGIGQATVLRMLSEGGTVVAADVSEAGLADTVAKAGDAAPRLKTVVMNIADEASVTAGVAEAVSFLGGLDALVNAAGILRSSHTEQTTLESFEQVIRVNLVGTFLVIRESLPALKEGTSASVVNFSSTSAAFAHPYMAAYAASKGGIQSMTHALAAEFASAGIRFTAVQPGSISSGMTDGSGQSRQSVGPGLPEDADMRLFLKLSPALSQGFAGPETVAGVVAMLASEDGAFITGTEIRIDGGTHF; this is encoded by the coding sequence ATGCTTCGCTATACAGACCGCCGCGCCCTCGTCACGGGTGGCGGTTCCGGAATCGGACAGGCCACCGTGCTGCGCATGCTCTCCGAAGGCGGCACCGTCGTCGCCGCCGATGTGAGCGAGGCCGGTCTGGCCGACACCGTGGCCAAGGCCGGCGACGCCGCCCCGCGCCTGAAGACCGTGGTCATGAACATCGCCGACGAGGCGTCCGTCACTGCCGGCGTCGCCGAAGCCGTGTCCTTCCTGGGCGGCCTGGACGCCCTGGTCAATGCGGCCGGGATCCTGCGCTCGTCCCACACGGAACAGACGACACTCGAGTCCTTCGAACAGGTCATCCGTGTCAACCTGGTCGGCACGTTCCTGGTGATCCGGGAGTCGCTCCCCGCACTCAAGGAGGGCACGAGTGCGTCCGTGGTGAACTTCAGCTCCACCTCCGCGGCTTTCGCGCATCCCTACATGGCGGCGTACGCGGCCAGCAAGGGCGGCATCCAGTCCATGACCCACGCCCTCGCCGCAGAATTCGCCTCGGCGGGCATCCGCTTCACCGCGGTCCAGCCCGGCTCGATCTCCTCCGGCATGACCGACGGCAGCGGCCAGAGCCGTCAGAGTGTGGGCCCCGGCCTGCCCGAGGACGCGGACATGCGCCTGTTCCTGAAGCTCTCCCCCGCGCTGAGCCAGGGTTTCGCAGGTCCCGAGACCGTGGCCGGAGTGGTCGCGATGCTCGCGAGCGAGGACGGCGCCTTCATCACGGGCACCGAGATCCGCATCGACGGCGGCACGCACTTCTGA
- a CDS encoding TetR family transcriptional regulator — METEQPSLRERRRAQTRRELAAAAAELFTAQGVVATTAEEIAARAAISLRTFYRYFRTKEEAIAPLLEIGAERWQDALRAVPAGSDGKEAVTAAIRHALTPQDRETADGMELMRNLLIAAEEDADLAGVWAVVNARSERELLTVMADRFGPANSLHLRLHATAATAAVRVGLEAWAADVTPTPGDGDGGPGHPASSLAVEAYRRLSAGL; from the coding sequence GTGGAAACAGAACAGCCCAGCCTGAGGGAGCGCCGCCGCGCCCAGACCCGGAGGGAACTCGCCGCCGCCGCGGCCGAGCTCTTCACCGCGCAGGGGGTCGTGGCCACCACGGCCGAGGAGATCGCCGCGCGCGCCGCCATCTCCCTGCGCACCTTCTACCGTTACTTCCGCACCAAGGAGGAGGCCATCGCGCCGCTCCTGGAGATCGGCGCCGAACGCTGGCAGGACGCGCTGCGCGCCGTGCCCGCGGGTTCGGACGGCAAGGAGGCCGTGACGGCGGCGATCCGTCATGCGCTCACGCCTCAGGACCGGGAGACCGCCGACGGGATGGAGCTCATGCGCAATCTCCTGATCGCCGCGGAGGAGGATGCGGACCTGGCCGGAGTGTGGGCCGTGGTGAACGCCCGTTCGGAGCGCGAACTCCTGACGGTCATGGCGGATCGTTTCGGTCCCGCGAACAGCCTGCACCTGAGGCTCCACGCCACCGCGGCCACCGCGGCCGTCCGGGTGGGGCTGGAAGCCTGGGCGGCGGACGTGACCCCCACCCCCGGGGACGGCGACGGCGGGCCCGGCCACCCGGCGTCGTCGCTCGCGGTCGAGGCCTACCGCAGGCTGTCCGCCGGCCTCTGA
- the dusB gene encoding tRNA dihydrouridine synthase DusB, with protein MTLEALPTRIELPPLKLGDITVDTPVVLAPMAGITNKAFRRLCREFGGGLYVAEMVTSRALVERSPESLRIIEHDDDEEVRSVQLYGVDPVTVGAAVRLLVEEDRADHIDLNFGCPVPKVTRRGGGSALPWKIDLFTAIVQTAVREASKGDIPLTIKMRKGIDEDHLTYLEAGRIARDAGVAAVALHGRTASQFYSGKADWDSIARLREALPDIPVLGNGDIWSAEDAERMVRQTGVDGVVVGRGCQGRPWLFGDLQAAFDGREDRIRPGLREVADAVYRHAELMIDTFGDEGKALRDIRKHMAWYFKGYVVGGDLRAQLAAVPDLATLRGLLDQLDMESPYPGVDAEGPRGRAGTPKKTALPDRWLESRSLNEEQRATIKAAELDVSGG; from the coding sequence GTGACCCTTGAAGCACTTCCCACCAGAATCGAGCTGCCGCCCCTGAAGCTCGGCGACATCACCGTGGACACCCCCGTGGTGCTCGCGCCCATGGCCGGCATCACCAACAAGGCCTTCCGCCGCCTCTGCCGCGAGTTCGGCGGGGGTCTCTATGTCGCGGAGATGGTCACCTCCCGGGCACTTGTGGAGCGGTCCCCGGAATCGCTGCGGATCATCGAGCACGATGACGATGAGGAGGTCCGCTCCGTCCAGCTGTACGGCGTGGACCCTGTCACGGTGGGCGCCGCCGTCCGCCTGCTGGTGGAGGAGGACCGGGCCGACCACATCGACCTGAACTTCGGCTGCCCCGTCCCGAAGGTCACCCGCCGTGGTGGCGGTTCGGCGCTGCCCTGGAAGATCGACCTGTTCACGGCGATCGTCCAGACCGCCGTGCGTGAGGCGTCCAAGGGAGACATCCCGCTGACCATCAAGATGCGCAAGGGCATCGACGAGGACCATCTGACCTACCTCGAGGCCGGTCGCATCGCCCGCGATGCCGGGGTGGCCGCCGTCGCGCTGCACGGCCGCACGGCGAGCCAGTTCTACTCCGGCAAGGCCGACTGGGATTCGATCGCGCGTCTGCGTGAGGCCCTGCCGGACATCCCCGTGCTGGGCAACGGCGACATCTGGAGTGCGGAGGACGCCGAGCGCATGGTGCGCCAGACCGGCGTCGACGGCGTGGTGGTGGGCCGTGGCTGCCAGGGCCGTCCGTGGCTCTTCGGTGATCTGCAAGCCGCGTTCGACGGCCGGGAGGACCGCATCCGCCCGGGTCTGCGCGAGGTGGCGGACGCGGTGTACCGGCACGCCGAGCTCATGATCGACACCTTCGGCGACGAGGGCAAGGCCCTGCGGGACATCCGGAAGCACATGGCCTGGTACTTCAAGGGCTACGTCGTGGGCGGGGACCTGCGCGCCCAGCTGGCCGCCGTGCCGGATCTGGCGACCCTGCGCGGCCTGCTCGACCAGCTGGACATGGAGTCCCCGTACCCGGGCGTCGACGCCGAAGGTCCCCGCGGCCGCGCCGGGACCCCGAAGAAGACCGCGCTCCCGGACCGCTGGCTCGAGAGCCGCAGCCTGAACGAGGAGCAGCGCGCCACCATCAAGGCGGCCGAACTGGACGTCTCAGGCGGCTGA
- a CDS encoding ABC transporter ATP-binding protein, producing the protein MMSQLLAVDAQGLHKSFGTVQAVRGLDLQVKPGEVVAFLGPNGAGKTTTIDMILGLSEPTKGSVKVYGGTPRQAIARGQVAAVMQTGGLLRDITVKETVQLTAAMFDSPRPVTEVLERAGIENLGDRRVEKCSGGQQQRLRFAMALVSDPGLMILDEPTTGMDVAGRRDFWHAIRQDAQRGRTVVFATHYLDEADAYADRIVLVRQGRVVADGTAAEIKNLAAGRTIRAALSHEDPRLARLPEVDSVEYDGARVTLRSQDSDAVLRFLLTETDAHDVEVSANNLEDAFVALTGDDAEPAVESALTGNEARA; encoded by the coding sequence ATGATGAGCCAGCTACTGGCCGTGGACGCCCAGGGCCTCCACAAGAGTTTCGGGACGGTCCAGGCCGTCCGTGGCCTGGACCTCCAGGTCAAGCCCGGCGAGGTGGTGGCCTTCCTGGGCCCGAACGGCGCCGGCAAGACCACCACCATCGACATGATCCTGGGGCTCTCCGAGCCGACCAAGGGCAGCGTGAAGGTGTACGGCGGCACGCCGCGTCAGGCGATCGCCCGGGGCCAGGTGGCCGCCGTGATGCAGACGGGCGGCCTGCTGAGGGACATCACGGTCAAGGAGACCGTGCAGCTCACGGCGGCCATGTTCGACTCGCCGCGGCCGGTGACGGAGGTCCTGGAACGCGCCGGGATCGAGAACCTGGGCGACCGCCGGGTGGAGAAGTGCTCGGGAGGCCAGCAGCAGCGCCTCCGCTTCGCGATGGCCCTGGTCTCGGACCCCGGACTCATGATCCTGGACGAACCCACCACCGGCATGGACGTGGCCGGACGGCGCGACTTCTGGCACGCCATCCGCCAGGACGCGCAGCGAGGCCGCACGGTCGTGTTCGCCACCCACTACCTGGACGAGGCCGACGCCTACGCTGACCGGATCGTCCTGGTCCGCCAGGGCCGGGTGGTGGCGGACGGCACCGCCGCCGAGATCAAGAACCTCGCCGCCGGCCGCACCATCCGCGCCGCGCTGAGCCACGAGGACCCCCGGCTGGCCAGGCTCCCCGAGGTGGACTCCGTGGAGTACGACGGCGCCCGGGTCACCCTCCGCTCCCAGGACTCGGACGCGGTGCTCCGCTTCCTCCTCACCGAGACCGACGCGCATGACGTCGAGGTCAGCGCCAACAACCTGGAGGACGCCTTCGTGGCCCTCACCGGTGACGACGCCGAACCCGCCGTCGAATCGGCCCTCACCGGAAACGAGGCCCGGGCATGA